From Temnothorax longispinosus isolate EJ_2023e chromosome 3, Tlon_JGU_v1, whole genome shotgun sequence, one genomic window encodes:
- the LOC139809305 gene encoding uncharacterized protein isoform X1: MSSEPWTLPPKQGLYDPTLEREACGVGFIVAIDGKRSHKIIRDAQTLSARMNHRGACACDNDTGDGAGVLCAIPHDYYANEIREQQNIELPEFGRYATGILFLDKNTHKVAEAAFEKLAKECNLRVLCWRNVPTDGTQIGRVAKKCEPYMRQVFVTGDQDAETLKRQIFVLRKRSSHTIPRPELRYYICSLSLKTVVYKGQLTADQLWLYFTDLKSPKFETYLALVHTRFSTNTFPSWERAHPLRLLAHNGEINTLRGNVNFMKAREGVMSSHIYGDQLKQLYPVVEPNLSDSGSADCVLEFLVMAGQRSLPEAVLTMVPEAWQNDLTMATEKREFYHWAACAMEPWDGPALLTFTDGRYVGAILDRNGLRPSRFYVTKDNMMVMASEVGVYDTPPSNVVLKSRLKPGRMLLVDTEEKRIIQDVELKLQIARNRPHSKWLKEQITMEELRAAHVRNSSAGDVIENGLSAETDTAKKNAINGVNEVSAVNKVWSGDKRLSLYCYTLETINLLLLPMVQTKKEALGSMGNDAPLACLSEFQPLIYEYFKQLFAQVTNPPIDPFREKIVMSMLCPIGPESNILEPNELQVHRLFLPQPILSLSDFEVLKHTTHRNWRTKVIDITYPVQDGPGGLLKTLDRVNSEANVAAREGYQLLVLSDRQGGPTRVPVSSLLALGAVHHHLIEERQRMKVGLILETAEAREVHHICVLLGYGADAICPYLVFEMAKNLRADHVFDETFTDDVIFKNYAEAMERGIAKVMAKMGISTLQSYKGAQIFEAVGLADEVIDKCFKGTHSRIGGVTFDILGKEAFERHQITYWDKPMDLLVIRNPGVYHWRAGGEKHINDPASIASLQEYVVSKNNSAYENYRKTTMEVVKACTLRGQLELKNSRDPIPVTDVEPASEIVKRFATGAMSFGSISLEAHSTLAIAMNRIGGKSNTGEGGENADRYLNQDPEFSQRSSIKQVASGRFGVTASYLANADDLQIKMAQGAKPGEGGELPGYKVTAEIAATRHSVPGVGLISPPPHHDIYSIEDLAELIYDLKCANPYARISVKLVSEVGVGVVAAGVAKGKAEHVVISGHDGGTGASSWTGIKSAGLPWELGIAETHQVLTLNNLRSRMIVQADGQMRTGFDIVVAALLGADEFGFSTAPLIAMGCTMMRKCHLNTCPVGIATQDPVLRKKFEGKPEHVINFFFALAEEVRSHMANLGIRKFQDLIGRTDLLKVRDDISVEKAKTLNLSNVLRNALDLRPGVNIKGGTVKQDFQLENRLDNKLIELAEPVLNGVHTRADIEMNINNECRAFGSTLSYHVAKRFGDDGLPEHSINIKMKGSAGQSFCAFMTKGIHVTLEGDANDYVGKGLCGGEIVIYPPKDSEFNSEGNVIVGNVCLYGATSGKAYFRGIAAERFSVRNSGAVVVVEGVGDHGCEYMTGGCALILGLTGRNFAAGMSGGIAYVLDVDGSFKSKCNPEMVELLSLNNPEEIAYVKQLLEEFIEKTGSLIAQDLLATWPEPTTRFVKVFPYEYQRALKQLEEAKQQTPNVINGNAQITNGKIKDIEDSIEDADMAQRKLDKIKGFMKYSRQKAMYRPVEKRVEDWDEIYNFQGVRKTLRVQAARCMECGVPFCQSSHGCPLGNIIPKWNDLVFHNNWKEALNQLLQTNNFPEFTGRVCPAPCEGACVLGISEPPVTIKNIECAIIDHAFEQGWIVPQLPTRRTGRLVAVIGSGPAGLAAAHQLNKAGHTVTVFERNDRIGGLLQYGIPTMKLSKQVVQRRVSLLAAEGVIFKTNVDVGKDITMQELQELYDAILLCTGATWPRDLPIPGRQLEGIHFAVSFLEHWQKKQMGNTAPLNMRLIAKGKDVVIIGGGDTGCDCIATSLRQGAKTITTFEILPEPPAQRGKDNPWPQFPRVFKVDYGHEEVSLKFGRDPRRYSTLSKEFLDDGKGHVSGIRTVTVEWRKDENGRWKMEEVPNSEKVYKCDLVLLAMGFLGPEKYIATEVKAELDERGNYKTPGGKYCTSLPKIYAAGDCRRGQSLVVWAIAEGRLAAKEVDLALMGDTGLPGNGGIISVNA, encoded by the exons GGTATCTTATTCCTTGACAAGAACACCCACAAGGTGGCAGAAGCCGCATTTGAGAAGCTTGCTAAGGAGTGCAATTTAAGA GTGCTGTGTTGGCGTAACGTTCCCACCGATGGCACCCAAATTGGCCGAGTGGCGAAGAAGTGCGAACCGTACATGCGTCAAGTGTTCGTTACCGGCGATCAAGATGCAGAAACGCTTAAACGACAG ATTTTCGTGCTGAGGAAGAGATCGTCGCATACAATCCCGCGACCAGAATTGCGGTACTACATTTGCTCGTTGTCGTTGAAGACGGTCGTCTACAAAGGTCAGCTCACCGCTGACCAGTTATGGCTGTATTTCACGGACTTGAAG TCTCCGAAATTCGAGACCTATCTGGCACTGGTACACACACGGTTCTCTACAAATACTTTTCCGAGTTGGGAAAGAGCGCATCCTTTACG CTTGCTTGCTCATAACGGCGAAATTAATACCCTGCGTGGCAATGTGAACTTCATGAAGGCGCGAGAGGGTGTGATGAGCAGCCATATATACGGCGATCAGCTGAAACAGTTATATCCAGTCGTAGAACCGAATCTCTCTGACTCTGGATCGGCGGACTGTGTACTCGAGTTCTTGGTGATGGCAGGTCAACGCTCCTTGCCTGAG GCTGTCCTGACGATGGTACCAGAGGCTTGGCAGAACGACTTGACGATGGCCACTGAAAAGCGGGAATTCTACCACTGGGCGGCCTGCGCTATGGAACCCTGGGACGGCCCGGCTCTTCTGACCTTCACCGACGGCCGCTACGTCGGCGCTATCTTGGACAG AAACGGCCTGCGCCCGTCGCGCTTCTACGTCACTAAGGATAACATGATGGTGATGGCGTCCGAAGTGGGCGTCTATGATACTCCGCCCAGCAATGTAGTCCTGAAG AGTCGCTTGAAGCCCGGCCGGATGCTTCTCGTTGACACCGAAGAGAAGAGGATCATACAGGATGTCGAGCTGAAGTTGCAGATCGCTCGAAACAGGCCTCATTCCAAGTGGCTCAAGGAACAG ATCACCATGGAGGAATTGCGCGCCGCACATGTTCGCAACAGCAGTGCAGGGGACGTAATCGAGAACGGTCTATCCGCCGAGACAGACACCGCAAAAAAGAACGCTATCAACGGCGTAAACGAGGTTTCGGCCGTGAATAAAGTTTGGAGCGGCGACAAACGGCTCTCTCTTTACTGTTATACTCTGGAGACTATCAATTTATTGCTTCTGCCCATGGTGCAAACCAA GAAAGAAGCGTTAGGATCTATGGGCAATGACGCTCCCCTGGCGTGCTTGTCTGAATTCCAACCAttgatatatgaatatttcaagCAATTATTCGCGCAG GTAACGAATCCACCGATCGATCCATTCCGCGAAAAGATCGTAATGTCCATGCTTTGCCCAATCGGACCCGAGAGTAACATTCTGGAGCCGAACGAGTTGCAAGTACATCGCCTATTCCTGCCCCAACCGATACTGTCTCTGAGTGATTTTGAGGTTCTCAAGCACACGACCCATCGTAATTGGAGAACAAAAGTGATCGATATCACTTACCCTGTTCAAGACGGGCCCGGTGGTTTGCTGAAGACGCTGGATCGCGTTAACAGTGAGGCTAATGTGGCCGCTAGGGAAGGTTATCAGCTCCTCGTACTATCCGATCGACAAGGTGGCCCGACAAG AGTTCCGGTAAGCAGCCTGTTAGCTTTGGGCGCCGTTCATCATCATTTAATCGAAGAGAGACAGCGAATGAAGGTCGGTCTCATATTGGAAACCGCCGAGGCTCGAGAGGTGCATCACATTTGCGTACTACTTGGTTACGGAGCAGATGCCATATGTCCTTACTTGGTATTCGAGATGGCGAAAAATCTGAGGGCGGATCACGTTTTCGATGAAACCTTTACTGATGATGTTATTTTTAAG AATTACGCAGAAGCTATGGAACGAGGAATTGCGAAAGTGATGGCCAAGATGGGAATCTCGACCTTGCAATCCTACAAAGGAGCGCAGATATTTGAAGCAGTTGGATTGGCCGACGAAGTCATCGATAAATGCTTCAag GGTACTCATTCTCGTATTGGCGGCGTGACGTTCGATATTTTGGGCAAGGAGGCGTTCGAGCGGCATCAAATAACGTATTGGGACAAACCAATGGATTTGCTGGTCATTCGCAATCCAGGAGTTTATCACTGGCGAGCCGGTGGCGAGAAACATATCAATGATCCCGCGAGCATTGCTAGTTTACAG GAATATGTTGTCTCCAAAAACAACTCTGCTTATGAAAATTATCGCAAGACCACGATGGAAGTGGTGAAGGCTTGCACTCTGCGCGGCCAACTCGAACTGAAGAATTCACGCGATCCGATTCCCGTCACGGACGTGGAACCCGCGTCGGAAATTGTAAAACGTTTCGCGACTGGCGCGATGAGTTTCGGCAGCATTTCCTTGGAAGCTCACAGTACTCTGGCAATCGCCATGAACCGCATCGGTGGCAAGTCGAACACCGGCGAAGGCGGTGAAAACGCGGACAG ATACCTAAACCAGGATCCGGAGTTTAGCCAGCGTTCATCTATCAAACAAGTAGCGAGTGGTCGCTTTGGCGTTACTGCCAGTTACCTGGCGAATGCGGACGACTTGCAGATCAAGATGGCACAGGGCGCGAAACCCGGTGAGGGCGGCGAGCTTCCTGGTTATAAGGTCACCGCGGAGATTGCTGCCACCAGGCACTCGGTACCTGGGGTAGGTTTGATCTCGCCGCCACCGCATCATGACATTTATTCGATCGAGGATCTGGCCGAGCTGATTTACGATCTCAAGTGCGCCAATCCATACGCCCGTATCTCCGTCAAACTTGTGTCTGAGGTCGGAGTGGGCGTCGTCGCCGCCGGCGTCGCCAAAGGCAAGGCCGAGCACGTAGTGATATCCGGCCACGACGGCGGGACCGGCGCCAGCAGTTGGACCGGCATTAAGTCCGCCGGATTGCCCTGGGAATTAGGCATCGCCGAGACGCATCAGGTGTTGACCCTGAACAATCTGCGGTCGCGCATGATTGTCCAGGCGGACGGCCAGATGCGCACGGGTTTCGACATTGTGGTGGCTGCGCTGCTTGGTGCGGATGAGTTCGGCTTCAGCACCGCCCCGCTAATCGCAATGGGCTGCACAATGATGAGAAAGTGCCACCTGAACACCTGTCCAGTAGGCATCGCCACGCAAGATCCGGTGTTACGAAAGAAATTCGAAGGCAAGCCGGAACATGTGATCAATTTCTTCTTCGCGTTGGCTGAAGAG GTACGTTCGCATATGGCGAACCTGGGTATCCGCAAGTTCCAGGATCTAATCGGACGCACAGACCTCCTTAAAGTACGTGACGACATCTCTGTTGAAAAAGCCAAGACCCTAAATCTCAGCAATGTACTGCGAAACGCGCTGGACTTAAGACCCGGCGTAAATATCAAGGGCGGCACCGTAAAACAAGACTTCCAACTGGAGAACAGACTCGACAATAAACTAATTGAACTAGCCGAACCTGTTTTAAATGGAGTACACACTCGAGCTGACATCGAAATGAATATCAACAACGAATGTAGGGCATTCGGATCGACGCTGAGTTATCATGTAGCCAA ACGATTTGGAGATGACGGATTGCCCGAGCATAGCATCAATATCAAGATGAAAGGCTCTGCGGGTCAGAGTTTCTGCGCTTTCATGACAAAGGGTATTCATGTCACTCTTGAAGGCGATGCTAACGATTACGTCGGCAAA gGTCTCTGCGGAGGTGAAATTGTCATATACCCGCCGAAGGACTCCGAGTTCAATTCGGAGGGGAATGTGATCGTCGGGAATGTCTGCCTTTACGGCGCTACTTCCGGAAAAGCCTACTTCCGCGGCATCGCTGCCGAAAGATTCAGTGTGCGTAACAGTGGGGCGGTTGTTGTGGTGGAGGGTGTGGGTGATCACGGTTGCGAATACATGACCGGCGGTTGCGCCTTGATCCTAGGTCTTACTGGTCGAAATTTCGCGGCTGGAATGTCCGGTGGAATCGCATACGTCTTGGATGTCGACGGCTCCTTCAAGAGCAAGTGCAACCCCGAAATGGTGGAGTTGCTATCGCTCAACAACCCAGAAGAAATCGCCTATGTGAAACAACTACTGGAAGAGTTCATCGAAAAGACCGGTTCGTTGATCGCACAAGATTTACTCGCCACATGGCCGGAACCCACCACGAGATTCGTCAAGGTCTTCCCTTACGAGTACCAGCGAGCTCTCAAACAGCTGGAGGAGGCAAAGCAACAAACACCCAACGTAATTAACGGTAACGCACAGATAACGAACGGCAAGATCAAAGATATAGAGGATTCAATAGAAGACGCAGATATGGCACAGCGAAAGTTGGACAAGATCAAGGGCTTTATGAAGTACTCAAGGCAGAAGGCCATGTACAGACCGGTCGAAAAGCGTGTAGAGGACTGGGATGAAATATACAACTTCCAGGGTGTCAGGAAGACTCTGCGAGTACAAGCGGCAAGGTGCATGGAGTGCGGCGTTCCATTTTGTCAGAGCAGTCACGGTTGCCCGTTGGGCAACATCATTCCTAAGTGGAATGATCTCGTATTCCACAACAACTGGAAGGAGGCCTTAAATCAATTGTTGCAAACTAATAATTTCCCTG aGTTTACCGGAAGGGTCTGCCCCGCACCTTGCGAGGGTGCATGCGTCCTAGGAATCTCCGAACCACCGGTGACAATCAAGAATATCGAGTGCGCCATAATCGATCACGCGTTTGAGCAAGGTTGGATCGTGCCTCAACTACCGACCAGAAGAACTGGACGATTAGTAGCTGTAATCGGATCCGGTCCCGCGGGACTGGCCGCTGCTCATCAACTGAACAAAGCGGGTCACACAGTGACCGTGTTCGAAAGAAACGACAGAATCGGTGGGTTGCTGCAATACGGTATACCGACGATGAAGCTGTCCAAACAGGTCGTACAAAGAAGAGTCTCTCTGCTCGCCGCGGAGGGAGTCATCTTCAAAACGAACGTCGATGTAGGCAAGGATATTACAATGCAG GAACTTCAAGAACTGTACGACGCGATATTGTTGTGTACAGGCGCGACATGGCCGCGAGATCTGCCGATTCCAGGCCGACAGCTGGAGGGAATTCACTTTGCCGTGAGTTTCCTAGAGCACTGGCAGAAGAAACAAATGGGTAACACAGCACCCCTAAATATGCGACTGATAGCCAAGGGCAAAGATGTTGTCATCATAGGAGGCGGCGACACCGGATGCGATTGTATAGCAACTTCGCTACGTCAGGGCGCGAAGACGATTACGACCTTCGAAATCCTGCCCGAACCGCCAGCCCAGAGGGGCAAGGATAACCCGTGGCCTCAATTCCCACGAGTGTTCAAGGTTGATTACGGTCATGAGGAGGTATCCCTGAAATTTGGCCGAGATCCACGTAGATACAGTACGTTGAGCAAGGAATTTTTGGACGACGGAAAAGGCCACGTGAGTGGCATCAGGACGGTAACTGTGGAATGGCGAAAGGACGAGAATGGTCGATGGAAGATGGAGGAGGTACCAAATTCAGAGAAGGTGTACAAGTGCGATCTAGTATTGCTCGCCATGGGCTTCCTCGGACCCGAGAAGTACATCGCCACGGAAGTGAAAGCCGAATTGGATGAAAGAGGAAACTATAAGACTCCGGGCGGGAAATATTGTACTAGTTTACCCAAAATATATGCAGCAGGCG atTGCAGACGTGGACAGTCTCTCGTAGTATGGGCGATCGCAGAAGGTAGATTGGCCGCGAAGGAAGTTGATTTGGCCTTGATGGGAGACACCGGCCTTCCCGGAAACGGTGGTATAATCAGCGTTAACGCTTAA
- the LOC139809305 gene encoding uncharacterized protein isoform X2, whose product MPAIEPIITDFIQDTSRLKPGRMLLVDTEEKRIIQDVELKLQIARNRPHSKWLKEQITMEELRAAHVRNSSAGDVIENGLSAETDTAKKNAINGVNEVSAVNKVWSGDKRLSLYCYTLETINLLLLPMVQTKKEALGSMGNDAPLACLSEFQPLIYEYFKQLFAQVTNPPIDPFREKIVMSMLCPIGPESNILEPNELQVHRLFLPQPILSLSDFEVLKHTTHRNWRTKVIDITYPVQDGPGGLLKTLDRVNSEANVAAREGYQLLVLSDRQGGPTRVPVSSLLALGAVHHHLIEERQRMKVGLILETAEAREVHHICVLLGYGADAICPYLVFEMAKNLRADHVFDETFTDDVIFKNYAEAMERGIAKVMAKMGISTLQSYKGAQIFEAVGLADEVIDKCFKGTHSRIGGVTFDILGKEAFERHQITYWDKPMDLLVIRNPGVYHWRAGGEKHINDPASIASLQEYVVSKNNSAYENYRKTTMEVVKACTLRGQLELKNSRDPIPVTDVEPASEIVKRFATGAMSFGSISLEAHSTLAIAMNRIGGKSNTGEGGENADRYLNQDPEFSQRSSIKQVASGRFGVTASYLANADDLQIKMAQGAKPGEGGELPGYKVTAEIAATRHSVPGVGLISPPPHHDIYSIEDLAELIYDLKCANPYARISVKLVSEVGVGVVAAGVAKGKAEHVVISGHDGGTGASSWTGIKSAGLPWELGIAETHQVLTLNNLRSRMIVQADGQMRTGFDIVVAALLGADEFGFSTAPLIAMGCTMMRKCHLNTCPVGIATQDPVLRKKFEGKPEHVINFFFALAEEVRSHMANLGIRKFQDLIGRTDLLKVRDDISVEKAKTLNLSNVLRNALDLRPGVNIKGGTVKQDFQLENRLDNKLIELAEPVLNGVHTRADIEMNINNECRAFGSTLSYHVAKRFGDDGLPEHSINIKMKGSAGQSFCAFMTKGIHVTLEGDANDYVGKGLCGGEIVIYPPKDSEFNSEGNVIVGNVCLYGATSGKAYFRGIAAERFSVRNSGAVVVVEGVGDHGCEYMTGGCALILGLTGRNFAAGMSGGIAYVLDVDGSFKSKCNPEMVELLSLNNPEEIAYVKQLLEEFIEKTGSLIAQDLLATWPEPTTRFVKVFPYEYQRALKQLEEAKQQTPNVINGNAQITNGKIKDIEDSIEDADMAQRKLDKIKGFMKYSRQKAMYRPVEKRVEDWDEIYNFQGVRKTLRVQAARCMECGVPFCQSSHGCPLGNIIPKWNDLVFHNNWKEALNQLLQTNNFPEFTGRVCPAPCEGACVLGISEPPVTIKNIECAIIDHAFEQGWIVPQLPTRRTGRLVAVIGSGPAGLAAAHQLNKAGHTVTVFERNDRIGGLLQYGIPTMKLSKQVVQRRVSLLAAEGVIFKTNVDVGKDITMQELQELYDAILLCTGATWPRDLPIPGRQLEGIHFAVSFLEHWQKKQMGNTAPLNMRLIAKGKDVVIIGGGDTGCDCIATSLRQGAKTITTFEILPEPPAQRGKDNPWPQFPRVFKVDYGHEEVSLKFGRDPRRYSTLSKEFLDDGKGHVSGIRTVTVEWRKDENGRWKMEEVPNSEKVYKCDLVLLAMGFLGPEKYIATEVKAELDERGNYKTPGGKYCTSLPKIYAAGDCRRGQSLVVWAIAEGRLAAKEVDLALMGDTGLPGNGGIISVNA is encoded by the exons ATGCCAGCCATTGAGCCGATCATCACTGACTTCATCCAGGATACG AGTCGCTTGAAGCCCGGCCGGATGCTTCTCGTTGACACCGAAGAGAAGAGGATCATACAGGATGTCGAGCTGAAGTTGCAGATCGCTCGAAACAGGCCTCATTCCAAGTGGCTCAAGGAACAG ATCACCATGGAGGAATTGCGCGCCGCACATGTTCGCAACAGCAGTGCAGGGGACGTAATCGAGAACGGTCTATCCGCCGAGACAGACACCGCAAAAAAGAACGCTATCAACGGCGTAAACGAGGTTTCGGCCGTGAATAAAGTTTGGAGCGGCGACAAACGGCTCTCTCTTTACTGTTATACTCTGGAGACTATCAATTTATTGCTTCTGCCCATGGTGCAAACCAA GAAAGAAGCGTTAGGATCTATGGGCAATGACGCTCCCCTGGCGTGCTTGTCTGAATTCCAACCAttgatatatgaatatttcaagCAATTATTCGCGCAG GTAACGAATCCACCGATCGATCCATTCCGCGAAAAGATCGTAATGTCCATGCTTTGCCCAATCGGACCCGAGAGTAACATTCTGGAGCCGAACGAGTTGCAAGTACATCGCCTATTCCTGCCCCAACCGATACTGTCTCTGAGTGATTTTGAGGTTCTCAAGCACACGACCCATCGTAATTGGAGAACAAAAGTGATCGATATCACTTACCCTGTTCAAGACGGGCCCGGTGGTTTGCTGAAGACGCTGGATCGCGTTAACAGTGAGGCTAATGTGGCCGCTAGGGAAGGTTATCAGCTCCTCGTACTATCCGATCGACAAGGTGGCCCGACAAG AGTTCCGGTAAGCAGCCTGTTAGCTTTGGGCGCCGTTCATCATCATTTAATCGAAGAGAGACAGCGAATGAAGGTCGGTCTCATATTGGAAACCGCCGAGGCTCGAGAGGTGCATCACATTTGCGTACTACTTGGTTACGGAGCAGATGCCATATGTCCTTACTTGGTATTCGAGATGGCGAAAAATCTGAGGGCGGATCACGTTTTCGATGAAACCTTTACTGATGATGTTATTTTTAAG AATTACGCAGAAGCTATGGAACGAGGAATTGCGAAAGTGATGGCCAAGATGGGAATCTCGACCTTGCAATCCTACAAAGGAGCGCAGATATTTGAAGCAGTTGGATTGGCCGACGAAGTCATCGATAAATGCTTCAag GGTACTCATTCTCGTATTGGCGGCGTGACGTTCGATATTTTGGGCAAGGAGGCGTTCGAGCGGCATCAAATAACGTATTGGGACAAACCAATGGATTTGCTGGTCATTCGCAATCCAGGAGTTTATCACTGGCGAGCCGGTGGCGAGAAACATATCAATGATCCCGCGAGCATTGCTAGTTTACAG GAATATGTTGTCTCCAAAAACAACTCTGCTTATGAAAATTATCGCAAGACCACGATGGAAGTGGTGAAGGCTTGCACTCTGCGCGGCCAACTCGAACTGAAGAATTCACGCGATCCGATTCCCGTCACGGACGTGGAACCCGCGTCGGAAATTGTAAAACGTTTCGCGACTGGCGCGATGAGTTTCGGCAGCATTTCCTTGGAAGCTCACAGTACTCTGGCAATCGCCATGAACCGCATCGGTGGCAAGTCGAACACCGGCGAAGGCGGTGAAAACGCGGACAG ATACCTAAACCAGGATCCGGAGTTTAGCCAGCGTTCATCTATCAAACAAGTAGCGAGTGGTCGCTTTGGCGTTACTGCCAGTTACCTGGCGAATGCGGACGACTTGCAGATCAAGATGGCACAGGGCGCGAAACCCGGTGAGGGCGGCGAGCTTCCTGGTTATAAGGTCACCGCGGAGATTGCTGCCACCAGGCACTCGGTACCTGGGGTAGGTTTGATCTCGCCGCCACCGCATCATGACATTTATTCGATCGAGGATCTGGCCGAGCTGATTTACGATCTCAAGTGCGCCAATCCATACGCCCGTATCTCCGTCAAACTTGTGTCTGAGGTCGGAGTGGGCGTCGTCGCCGCCGGCGTCGCCAAAGGCAAGGCCGAGCACGTAGTGATATCCGGCCACGACGGCGGGACCGGCGCCAGCAGTTGGACCGGCATTAAGTCCGCCGGATTGCCCTGGGAATTAGGCATCGCCGAGACGCATCAGGTGTTGACCCTGAACAATCTGCGGTCGCGCATGATTGTCCAGGCGGACGGCCAGATGCGCACGGGTTTCGACATTGTGGTGGCTGCGCTGCTTGGTGCGGATGAGTTCGGCTTCAGCACCGCCCCGCTAATCGCAATGGGCTGCACAATGATGAGAAAGTGCCACCTGAACACCTGTCCAGTAGGCATCGCCACGCAAGATCCGGTGTTACGAAAGAAATTCGAAGGCAAGCCGGAACATGTGATCAATTTCTTCTTCGCGTTGGCTGAAGAG GTACGTTCGCATATGGCGAACCTGGGTATCCGCAAGTTCCAGGATCTAATCGGACGCACAGACCTCCTTAAAGTACGTGACGACATCTCTGTTGAAAAAGCCAAGACCCTAAATCTCAGCAATGTACTGCGAAACGCGCTGGACTTAAGACCCGGCGTAAATATCAAGGGCGGCACCGTAAAACAAGACTTCCAACTGGAGAACAGACTCGACAATAAACTAATTGAACTAGCCGAACCTGTTTTAAATGGAGTACACACTCGAGCTGACATCGAAATGAATATCAACAACGAATGTAGGGCATTCGGATCGACGCTGAGTTATCATGTAGCCAA ACGATTTGGAGATGACGGATTGCCCGAGCATAGCATCAATATCAAGATGAAAGGCTCTGCGGGTCAGAGTTTCTGCGCTTTCATGACAAAGGGTATTCATGTCACTCTTGAAGGCGATGCTAACGATTACGTCGGCAAA gGTCTCTGCGGAGGTGAAATTGTCATATACCCGCCGAAGGACTCCGAGTTCAATTCGGAGGGGAATGTGATCGTCGGGAATGTCTGCCTTTACGGCGCTACTTCCGGAAAAGCCTACTTCCGCGGCATCGCTGCCGAAAGATTCAGTGTGCGTAACAGTGGGGCGGTTGTTGTGGTGGAGGGTGTGGGTGATCACGGTTGCGAATACATGACCGGCGGTTGCGCCTTGATCCTAGGTCTTACTGGTCGAAATTTCGCGGCTGGAATGTCCGGTGGAATCGCATACGTCTTGGATGTCGACGGCTCCTTCAAGAGCAAGTGCAACCCCGAAATGGTGGAGTTGCTATCGCTCAACAACCCAGAAGAAATCGCCTATGTGAAACAACTACTGGAAGAGTTCATCGAAAAGACCGGTTCGTTGATCGCACAAGATTTACTCGCCACATGGCCGGAACCCACCACGAGATTCGTCAAGGTCTTCCCTTACGAGTACCAGCGAGCTCTCAAACAGCTGGAGGAGGCAAAGCAACAAACACCCAACGTAATTAACGGTAACGCACAGATAACGAACGGCAAGATCAAAGATATAGAGGATTCAATAGAAGACGCAGATATGGCACAGCGAAAGTTGGACAAGATCAAGGGCTTTATGAAGTACTCAAGGCAGAAGGCCATGTACAGACCGGTCGAAAAGCGTGTAGAGGACTGGGATGAAATATACAACTTCCAGGGTGTCAGGAAGACTCTGCGAGTACAAGCGGCAAGGTGCATGGAGTGCGGCGTTCCATTTTGTCAGAGCAGTCACGGTTGCCCGTTGGGCAACATCATTCCTAAGTGGAATGATCTCGTATTCCACAACAACTGGAAGGAGGCCTTAAATCAATTGTTGCAAACTAATAATTTCCCTG aGTTTACCGGAAGGGTCTGCCCCGCACCTTGCGAGGGTGCATGCGTCCTAGGAATCTCCGAACCACCGGTGACAATCAAGAATATCGAGTGCGCCATAATCGATCACGCGTTTGAGCAAGGTTGGATCGTGCCTCAACTACCGACCAGAAGAACTGGACGATTAGTAGCTGTAATCGGATCCGGTCCCGCGGGACTGGCCGCTGCTCATCAACTGAACAAAGCGGGTCACACAGTGACCGTGTTCGAAAGAAACGACAGAATCGGTGGGTTGCTGCAATACGGTATACCGACGATGAAGCTGTCCAAACAGGTCGTACAAAGAAGAGTCTCTCTGCTCGCCGCGGAGGGAGTCATCTTCAAAACGAACGTCGATGTAGGCAAGGATATTACAATGCAG GAACTTCAAGAACTGTACGACGCGATATTGTTGTGTACAGGCGCGACATGGCCGCGAGATCTGCCGATTCCAGGCCGACAGCTGGAGGGAATTCACTTTGCCGTGAGTTTCCTAGAGCACTGGCAGAAGAAACAAATGGGTAACACAGCACCCCTAAATATGCGACTGATAGCCAAGGGCAAAGATGTTGTCATCATAGGAGGCGGCGACACCGGATGCGATTGTATAGCAACTTCGCTACGTCAGGGCGCGAAGACGATTACGACCTTCGAAATCCTGCCCGAACCGCCAGCCCAGAGGGGCAAGGATAACCCGTGGCCTCAATTCCCACGAGTGTTCAAGGTTGATTACGGTCATGAGGAGGTATCCCTGAAATTTGGCCGAGATCCACGTAGATACAGTACGTTGAGCAAGGAATTTTTGGACGACGGAAAAGGCCACGTGAGTGGCATCAGGACGGTAACTGTGGAATGGCGAAAGGACGAGAATGGTCGATGGAAGATGGAGGAGGTACCAAATTCAGAGAAGGTGTACAAGTGCGATCTAGTATTGCTCGCCATGGGCTTCCTCGGACCCGAGAAGTACATCGCCACGGAAGTGAAAGCCGAATTGGATGAAAGAGGAAACTATAAGACTCCGGGCGGGAAATATTGTACTAGTTTACCCAAAATATATGCAGCAGGCG atTGCAGACGTGGACAGTCTCTCGTAGTATGGGCGATCGCAGAAGGTAGATTGGCCGCGAAGGAAGTTGATTTGGCCTTGATGGGAGACACCGGCCTTCCCGGAAACGGTGGTATAATCAGCGTTAACGCTTAA